TTATGAGAAAATATGGTACACGACAAAAGCAGAACCGTACGCTAACAATGTCAAATACACCATTTGAAATGCCGGCCATTTCCAACTTTTCGTTTCTCTTTTTACAATTGCCAATGTACTCATGCATTGCATAGCGAATGCATAAAATATCAATAAAGAAAAGGCTACAGCTTTCGTATAAACAGGCTCGCCTGTCTTTGGATTCACTTCAGATCTTAGACGATCTCTTATCGTTCCATCGTCCTCAGCCTTAGAGCCAATGGAATAAATCGTTGCCATTGTTCCTACAAAAACCTCTCTGGCCGCAAATGATGTCAACAACGCTATTCCTATTTTCCAATCATAGCCCAATGGTCTGATCACCGGCTCGATGAATTTGCCAAGTTGTCCCGCGTAAGAATGTTCAAGCTTGTATGAATTTACTTTATCTTCTATTTGATTCTCGTCAAGTCCTTTATTCTCCACTTGCTCCGTTACATATTTTTCAGCATTTTCCAGTTTGTCCCCAGGTCCATAGCTTGCCAATACCCAAAGAATAATAGAAATCGCTAAAATGATCTTACCTGCCTCGAAAACAAAAGTTTGTCCTTTTTCATAAACTGTAACTCCTACATTCTTCCATCTAGGCACCCTATAATTCGGCAACTCCATCACCAAAAACGATCTTTCTTTTACTTTTAGAAACTTTCTAAAAATAGCAGCAAATACCAATGCCGCCACGAAACCAAGCAGGTAAAGTCCCATCAACACAAGACCTTGCACATTGAAAACTCCTAATACTTTCTGTTCTGGAACCACTAAAGCAATCAATATTGCATACACAGGCAATCTGGCAGAACAGCTCATTAGCGGCACTACCAATATTGTTATCAAACGATCTCTAGAGTTTTCAATGCTTCGAGAAGCCATAACCGCAGGGATAGCGCAAGCTACTCCTGAAACCAGAGGCACTATGCTTCTTCCATTCAGACCGAATTTGCGCATTATTTTATCCATCAAGAACACAACTCTAGCCATATAGCCAGATTCTTCAAGTATGGTGATAAAAGCAAACAAAATAGTAATCTGGGGGATGAAAATAACAATTCCACCTATCCCCGGAATTATTCCTTCCGTAAGCAAATTATTCAAAGGTCCATCTGGGAGCCACTCAGCTACTTTCTCACTCAAAGTCGCAAACATTCCATCAATCCAATCCATAGGAACGCTCGACCATTCGAACATGGCTTGAAAAATCAATGTCAACAAGACAAAGAAAACTGCGTACCCATAAACTTTATGTGTAAAAATCTTATCCAATTTATGAGTGAAAGAACGCAATGGCTCCGACTCTTTTCTTTGGCTTAAGCATGTTTTTAAAATATCGCTTATAAGCTGATATCTCTTTATTGTTTCCTTAGACTGAAGAACCTTCGTATCAAAACCTGTGGAATCCACTAATTTCTCCACATATAGTTTCTCAGAAGGGGATAGTTTCGGCAAACTCTGATACTGATGTCCGTATTGATAAGCTAAATAGTCATTTTCAATATTGAACTTTTCTTTTATCCCTACGGTAAACTCATTCGCATATTCATTTACATCGAAAAACGTTTTGTTCTCAAAATCAATATCTTTATCAAACAAGCTTTTCAAAGCATCTACACCTTCACCAGTTCGTCCGTTAACTGGAATGATGCGACTTCCTAGCTTGCGCTCAAGTTGCACGATATTGAGTTTTTCACCATGCTTTTCCTGCAAGTCTCTCATCGTAAGCACTACGATCGTAGGAAGCCCCAAATCTTTGATTTGCGTAAGCAGAAGCAAGTTTCTCTTCAAGTTGGATGCGTCAACAACCACTACTGCCAAGTCGATATTCCCTTGTCTATCACTCAGCGAGTCGAAAACAACTTTTTCAT
The Aureibacter tunicatorum DNA segment above includes these coding regions:
- the feoB gene encoding ferrous iron transport protein B, whose translation is MESVANTEVKEISKVFYRVALIGNPNAGKTSLFNHLTGLNQKVGNFPGVTVDKKTGVMTSPEGKVCHIIDLPGTYSIYPRSLDEKVVFDSLSDRQGNIDLAVVVVDASNLKRNLLLLTQIKDLGLPTIVVLTMRDLQEKHGEKLNIVQLERKLGSRIIPVNGRTGEGVDALKSLFDKDIDFENKTFFDVNEYANEFTVGIKEKFNIENDYLAYQYGHQYQSLPKLSPSEKLYVEKLVDSTGFDTKVLQSKETIKRYQLISDILKTCLSQRKESEPLRSFTHKLDKIFTHKVYGYAVFFVLLTLIFQAMFEWSSVPMDWIDGMFATLSEKVAEWLPDGPLNNLLTEGIIPGIGGIVIFIPQITILFAFITILEESGYMARVVFLMDKIMRKFGLNGRSIVPLVSGVACAIPAVMASRSIENSRDRLITILVVPLMSCSARLPVYAILIALVVPEQKVLGVFNVQGLVLMGLYLLGFVAALVFAAIFRKFLKVKERSFLVMELPNYRVPRWKNVGVTVYEKGQTFVFEAGKIILAISIILWVLASYGPGDKLENAEKYVTEQVENKGLDENQIEDKVNSYKLEHSYAGQLGKFIEPVIRPLGYDWKIGIALLTSFAAREVFVGTMATIYSIGSKAEDDGTIRDRLRSEVNPKTGEPVYTKAVAFSLLIFYAFAMQCMSTLAIVKRETKSWKWPAFQMVYLTLLAYGSAFVVYHIFS